In the genome of Patescibacteria group bacterium, one region contains:
- a CDS encoding glycine--tRNA ligase, whose product MAEKQETIMEKLISLAKRRGFIYQGSEIYGGLAGTWDYGPLGVKLKNNIQNLWWKRFVDMRDDMYGMDAAILMNPNVWKASGHVDGFSDPLVEDVKTKKRFRADHLLEETGVDPKGMTLSQMDALIKEKGIKSPDGNALGDVRQFNMMFKTHIGAMEDESSISYLRPETAQGMFVNFKNILDTFHPTLPFGMAQVGKAFRNEIAPRDFIFRVRELEQMEIEYFVKPTEWEGIFKAFQKEQVEFLTEDLGLTAEKIHQVEIPEADRAHYSKFSVDTEFDFPIGQKELLGLAYRTDYDLKKHTEHSKVDLSYYDEEAKERYIPHVIEPTFGLGRLLLAVLGDAYTEDELGGEKRVYLKLSPNVAPVRVAVFPLLKNKPALVEKAREVYMSLRKAMPGVAFDDNGNIGKRYRRQDEIGTPWCVTIDFDTLENETVTVRDRDTGKQERVALTELLKYL is encoded by the coding sequence ATGGCAGAAAAACAAGAAACAATAATGGAGAAACTCATATCGCTTGCGAAGCGCCGTGGTTTTATTTACCAAGGCTCAGAAATTTACGGTGGTCTTGCTGGTACCTGGGATTACGGGCCATTAGGCGTAAAACTAAAAAATAATATTCAGAATCTATGGTGGAAGCGCTTTGTAGATATGCGCGACGATATGTATGGAATGGATGCAGCGATTTTGATGAATCCAAATGTATGGAAAGCTTCAGGCCATGTTGATGGGTTTTCTGATCCATTGGTAGAGGATGTTAAAACAAAGAAGCGTTTCCGAGCAGATCATCTTTTAGAAGAGACTGGAGTAGATCCAAAAGGAATGACGTTGTCACAGATGGATGCACTTATAAAAGAAAAGGGAATTAAGAGTCCTGATGGTAATGCTCTGGGCGACGTTCGGCAGTTTAATATGATGTTTAAAACACATATTGGTGCTATGGAAGATGAATCATCAATTTCATACCTTCGACCTGAAACTGCTCAGGGTATGTTTGTAAACTTCAAAAATATTTTAGATACCTTTCATCCAACGCTACCTTTTGGTATGGCACAAGTAGGAAAAGCATTCCGTAACGAAATTGCACCTCGAGATTTTATTTTCCGTGTGCGAGAACTTGAACAAATGGAAATTGAATATTTCGTGAAGCCTACTGAATGGGAAGGAATTTTTAAAGCGTTTCAGAAAGAGCAAGTTGAATTTCTCACTGAGGATTTAGGCCTTACAGCTGAAAAGATTCATCAAGTTGAAATCCCAGAAGCAGATCGGGCACACTACTCTAAATTTAGTGTTGATACCGAATTTGATTTCCCAATTGGCCAGAAAGAACTTTTAGGTTTAGCTTATCGAACAGATTACGATTTGAAGAAACATACTGAACATTCAAAAGTAGATCTCAGCTACTATGATGAAGAAGCAAAAGAACGATATATCCCACATGTAATAGAGCCTACATTTGGTCTGGGAAGACTTTTGCTTGCCGTCCTTGGTGATGCCTATACTGAAGATGAACTTGGGGGCGAGAAGCGTGTGTATCTCAAACTTTCTCCAAATGTAGCTCCTGTGCGAGTTGCTGTATTTCCATTGCTTAAGAATAAACCTGCGCTTGTAGAAAAAGCTCGTGAGGTCTATATGAGCTTGAGAAAAGCAATGCCAGGTGTTGCATTTGATGATAACGGGAATATTGGAAAGCGATACCGCCGACAAGATGAAATTGGAACTCCGTGGTGTGTAACTATTGATTTTGATACCCTTGAAAATGAGACTGTAACGGTAAGAGATCGTGATACAGGAAAGCAGGAGAGAGTCGCTTTAACTGAATTGCTAAAGTATCTCTAA
- the recO gene encoding DNA repair protein RecO translates to MAHHVYTTLGFILDSQPSGEANRVYWVFTKDLGMVRATAQGVRLSKSKLKAALQDLSLARVSIVRGKDIWRITNAKAEENYYHTYLDKKNIILVFAHVFSLLKRFIPGEQKDEELFVMLQQSFEFLEQQELFEEEIKAFERILVLRILKELGYMSSQAELVQFLSSVWSKDLLTEMIDKKKIALNAINSSIRETQL, encoded by the coding sequence ATGGCTCATCATGTTTATACTACACTTGGATTTATTTTAGATAGCCAGCCCTCTGGTGAAGCCAACCGCGTATATTGGGTATTTACCAAAGATTTGGGAATGGTCCGTGCTACGGCTCAAGGTGTGCGACTTTCTAAATCTAAATTAAAAGCAGCATTACAAGACTTATCATTAGCGCGAGTTTCTATTGTACGTGGTAAAGATATTTGGCGTATAACAAATGCTAAGGCTGAAGAAAATTATTATCATACATATCTTGATAAGAAAAATATAATTCTTGTGTTTGCTCATGTTTTTTCACTTTTAAAAAGATTTATTCCAGGAGAGCAAAAGGATGAAGAGTTATTCGTTATGTTGCAACAAAGCTTTGAATTTTTGGAACAGCAAGAATTGTTTGAAGAAGAAATAAAGGCTTTTGAAAGAATTTTAGTACTCAGAATCTTAAAAGAACTTGGATATATGAGTTCACAGGCAGAACTTGTGCAGTTTCTTTCTAGCGTTTGGAGTAAAGATTTATTAACAGAGATGATCGATAAGAAAAAAATAGCTCTCAACGCAATCAACAGTTCTATTCGCGAAACACAGCTCTAG
- a CDS encoding class I tRNA ligase family protein — MADKEQPQKPAVMPEKSALVQREEELLAFWQANNIFEKTLEKDSPQGNYMFFDGPPFATGAPHYGHILPGTMKDVIPRYKTMNGFHVPRRWGWDTHGLPIENLVEKELGLKSKKDIEELGIEKFNDKARESVLRYDHEWKAIIPRTGRFIDMENAYKTMDWKYSESIWWSFKTLHDKNLIYQGFKSMSLCPHCETTLSNFEVTQGYKDITDISVYAKFELVDEPGTFVVAWTTTPWTLPGNAALAVKPDVTYVKVKDTDPESNSKTHYIFAKDLLEKSKDKFKSKNPEIVSEFLGADLLGKTYKPVFDYYVNADLKNKENAWKIVGGEFVTTTDGTGVVHIAPAFGEDDYLLSVKENLPFIQHVNTDGTFKKEVTDFAGTKVKAKATKEDPIAHQKADIEVIKYLAGKGTLFAKEKLIHSYPHCWRCDTPLLNYASSSWFVKVTEFKDKLVEENKKVTWVPPEIGENRFGKWLENARDWAISRSRYWGAPLPVWICKECGKTEVMGSLSDLKKKTKRNTYFVMRHGEADHNVANILSCDPKFPHHLTDHGREQAQLSAEALKDKNIDIIIASPCVRTQETADVVTETIAFKGERLSDDRIQEFNFGDYNGKTVEEYHRYFGSVKERLTKSLPGGENLTDVRARIGDFIYDIDAKYEGKNILLVTHDGPATMLFAVAEGGHDEKIIELWGMDRNFLTPGQESPLDFAQLPHNRAYQIDLHRPFIDEVAFACDCGGTFKRVPEVFDTWYESGSMPYGQLHYPFENKELIDSGKRFPADFIAEGQDQTRGWFYSLLVLSVALFGKAPYKNVIVNGIVLAEDGQKMSKRLKNYPEVSYIFDKYGADAMRYYLLASPAVRAEDLAFTEKGVDEISKKVLMRLQNVYSFFATYERDYTGTGNSTTNVLDQWILARLNEVSQEVTTNLESYKLDRAARPFMQFVDDLSTWYLRRSRDRFKGDDAQDKENALYTTQYVLRELSKLVAPFMPFLAEDIYQKVKGTDGKESVHLESWPGSNVINQNVIVQMQEVRNLVSTALEVRSKAGVKVRQPLSKLTIAEKSLVDNQQFKQIIADELNVKEVIFGDELNLDTTITPELKEEGLARDFMRALQEARKNAGLNPHDFVTLTVDTSDTGKSIIEKFKSDIMKVAQVRDVVFSEVEGEELKIEDLTFKLSLQK, encoded by the coding sequence ATGGCTGATAAAGAACAACCTCAAAAACCAGCAGTAATGCCGGAAAAAAGTGCTTTAGTACAACGAGAAGAAGAGCTTCTTGCGTTTTGGCAAGCAAACAACATCTTTGAAAAAACATTAGAGAAAGATTCTCCACAAGGTAATTATATGTTTTTTGATGGTCCTCCTTTTGCTACAGGTGCTCCTCACTATGGTCACATTTTACCTGGAACAATGAAGGATGTGATTCCTCGGTATAAAACTATGAATGGCTTTCATGTACCTCGACGATGGGGATGGGATACGCATGGACTTCCAATCGAAAACTTAGTTGAAAAAGAATTAGGTCTTAAGAGTAAAAAAGATATTGAAGAATTGGGAATAGAAAAGTTTAATGATAAAGCTCGTGAAAGTGTGCTCCGGTATGATCATGAATGGAAAGCAATAATTCCTCGAACAGGCCGCTTCATCGACATGGAGAATGCCTATAAGACTATGGATTGGAAGTATTCTGAATCTATCTGGTGGTCTTTCAAAACGTTGCATGATAAAAACCTGATCTATCAAGGATTTAAATCAATGTCGCTGTGTCCTCATTGTGAGACAACACTTTCAAACTTTGAAGTAACACAGGGATATAAAGACATCACAGATATTTCTGTGTATGCAAAGTTTGAACTTGTAGATGAACCAGGTACATTTGTGGTGGCTTGGACAACAACTCCATGGACACTTCCAGGAAACGCAGCACTTGCAGTAAAGCCAGATGTAACCTATGTAAAAGTAAAAGATACTGATCCTGAATCAAATAGTAAAACTCACTATATATTTGCAAAAGATTTATTAGAAAAATCTAAAGATAAATTCAAGAGTAAGAATCCAGAAATAGTTTCTGAATTTTTAGGCGCTGATTTGCTAGGAAAAACATATAAGCCTGTATTTGATTATTACGTAAACGCAGATCTTAAGAACAAAGAAAATGCATGGAAAATAGTAGGAGGGGAATTTGTAACTACAACAGATGGAACAGGAGTTGTGCATATTGCTCCAGCGTTTGGAGAAGATGACTATCTTTTGTCTGTTAAAGAAAATTTACCTTTCATTCAGCATGTAAACACTGACGGGACTTTTAAAAAAGAAGTAACAGATTTTGCTGGCACAAAAGTTAAAGCAAAAGCAACAAAAGAGGATCCTATAGCTCATCAAAAGGCGGATATCGAAGTTATAAAATATTTAGCTGGAAAGGGAACACTTTTTGCAAAAGAAAAGCTTATTCACTCATACCCACATTGTTGGCGATGTGATACACCACTTCTAAACTATGCTTCTAGCTCATGGTTTGTAAAAGTCACTGAATTTAAAGATAAACTCGTAGAAGAAAATAAAAAGGTAACCTGGGTGCCACCAGAAATTGGAGAAAACCGCTTTGGAAAATGGCTTGAAAATGCTCGTGATTGGGCAATTTCACGATCTCGCTATTGGGGCGCGCCACTTCCGGTATGGATCTGTAAAGAATGTGGAAAAACTGAAGTAATGGGATCACTATCTGATCTTAAAAAGAAAACAAAGCGCAACACCTATTTTGTGATGAGACATGGAGAGGCTGATCACAATGTAGCCAATATTTTGAGCTGCGATCCAAAATTTCCACACCATCTTACTGATCATGGTAGAGAACAAGCACAACTTTCAGCAGAAGCGCTTAAAGATAAAAATATAGATATCATAATCGCATCACCATGCGTACGTACTCAAGAGACAGCCGATGTCGTTACTGAAACAATTGCATTTAAAGGAGAACGACTTTCCGATGATCGAATCCAAGAATTTAATTTTGGAGATTACAACGGTAAAACTGTTGAAGAATATCATCGGTACTTTGGCTCTGTAAAAGAACGACTTACAAAGTCACTACCTGGAGGTGAAAATCTCACTGATGTACGAGCACGCATTGGTGATTTTATCTATGACATTGATGCAAAATATGAAGGTAAAAACATTTTACTTGTAACACATGATGGTCCTGCAACTATGCTCTTTGCGGTGGCTGAAGGAGGACATGATGAAAAGATTATTGAACTATGGGGAATGGATCGCAACTTTCTTACACCAGGTCAAGAATCACCCTTAGATTTTGCGCAGCTTCCACATAATAGAGCGTATCAAATAGATCTCCATCGACCATTTATCGACGAAGTAGCATTTGCCTGCGACTGTGGAGGAACATTTAAGCGAGTGCCTGAAGTATTTGATACGTGGTATGAATCAGGATCAATGCCGTATGGTCAGCTTCACTATCCATTTGAAAATAAAGAGCTTATAGATTCTGGTAAACGATTCCCGGCTGATTTTATTGCTGAAGGCCAAGATCAGACTCGAGGATGGTTTTATTCATTATTGGTGCTCTCAGTAGCTTTGTTTGGAAAAGCTCCATATAAGAATGTAATTGTAAACGGAATTGTGCTAGCAGAGGATGGCCAGAAAATGTCGAAGAGACTCAAGAACTACCCTGAAGTTAGTTATATTTTCGATAAGTACGGGGCTGACGCAATGCGTTACTATTTACTTGCATCACCTGCAGTACGTGCAGAAGATTTAGCTTTTACAGAAAAGGGTGTTGATGAAATTTCAAAGAAAGTATTGATGCGCCTTCAAAATGTGTACTCATTTTTTGCTACCTACGAACGTGACTACACAGGTACAGGAAATTCTACAACTAATGTATTAGATCAATGGATTCTAGCTCGACTTAATGAAGTGTCTCAGGAAGTGACGACAAATCTTGAAAGCTATAAGCTCGATCGTGCAGCTCGACCATTTATGCAATTTGTCGATGATCTTTCAACATGGTATCTCCGCCGTTCTCGTGACCGATTTAAGGGCGACGACGCACAAGATAAAGAAAATGCTCTCTATACCACTCAGTATGTTTTGCGTGAGCTGTCGAAGCTTGTAGCGCCTTTTATGCCGTTCCTAGCAGAGGACATCTATCAGAAAGTGAAGGGAACAGATGGTAAAGAAAGTGTGCATTTAGAATCATGGCCGGGAAGTAACGTAATTAATCAAAACGTTATTGTGCAGATGCAAGAAGTGAGAAATCTTGTTTCTACAGCTCTAGAGGTAAGATCAAAAGCAGGAGTTAAAGTGCGTCAGCCTCTCTCAAAACTTACAATTGCAGAAAAATCATTAGTAGATAATCAACAATTCAAACAAATAATTGCTGATGAATTAAATGTGAAAGAAGTGATATTTGGGGATGAATTAAATCTTGATACAACAATTACTCCAGAACTTAAAGAAGAAGGTTTAGCTCGAGATTTTATGCGAGCACTACAAGAAGCTCGAAAGAACGCAGGATTAAATCCACACGACTTTGTGACCCTTACAGTAGATACATCAGACACGGGGAAATCTATAATAGAAAAATTTAAATCAGACATAATGAAAGTTGCTCAGGTACGCGACGTCGTATTTTCTGAAGTAGAAGGTGAAGAATTAAAGATCGAGGATCTTACATTCAAACTTTCGCTTCAGAAATAA
- the argS gene encoding arginine--tRNA ligase, with translation MTIQSTLQDLIQRACESLGVPKDMAPIVLDHPADQKNGDYSTNIAMVLFKSLGASSKSPFDLAEKITARVHDLLKETKHPYIESVQAVHPGFINFRLTKKFFTESLTEILDQTVWYGKTKKLWNKKVIIEYTDPNPFKQFHIGHLMSNTIGEALSRAFDFQDAKLTRATYGGDVGLHVAKCIWGIMRLRDEFPQTNERAQVAFLGKAYVYGSNAYEESADAQKEIKDLNKKIFEKSDPEVQEIYDWGRAISIKHFEEIYRKLGSRFDYHFYESEVAEEGKTIVQAFLDRGVFVLSEGAVIFPGEQHGLHNRVFINSQELPTYEAKELGLTKRKFELHDYDLSIVITASEQNDYYKVILKTLEFIYPEIARRTKHFSHGMMRFASGKMSSRKGNVITGESLIEDIEKMVYEKMADKNYHEIEKREIAEKVAIAAIKYTVLRQTVGKDIIFDPEKSLSFEGDSGPYIQYTYVRTKSVLAKAKDEGIEPKIKLSTIPDELGTLERMLYKFPEVVERSANEFAPHHIVTYITELAGAFNAYYANNKIVGKRDSESPYKVALTEAVSWVLKNGMYLLGIEAPERM, from the coding sequence ATGACTATTCAGAGTACGCTACAAGACCTAATACAAAGAGCCTGTGAATCTCTGGGAGTTCCCAAAGATATGGCTCCTATTGTGCTTGATCATCCTGCTGATCAAAAGAATGGCGATTATTCTACCAACATTGCTATGGTGCTTTTCAAATCTTTGGGAGCAAGCTCAAAGAGCCCATTTGATTTGGCTGAAAAAATCACTGCTCGAGTTCATGATCTGTTGAAAGAAACAAAGCATCCCTATATAGAATCAGTACAAGCTGTGCATCCTGGTTTTATAAACTTCAGACTCACTAAGAAGTTTTTTACAGAATCTCTTACAGAGATATTAGATCAGACAGTATGGTATGGAAAAACTAAAAAGTTGTGGAATAAGAAAGTAATTATCGAATATACAGATCCAAATCCATTTAAGCAATTTCATATTGGGCACCTAATGTCGAATACTATTGGAGAGGCCCTTTCTCGTGCATTTGACTTTCAAGATGCAAAACTAACACGAGCTACATACGGTGGAGATGTGGGACTTCATGTTGCAAAGTGTATTTGGGGAATCATGAGACTTCGTGATGAATTTCCTCAAACTAACGAACGTGCCCAAGTGGCTTTTTTGGGTAAAGCATATGTGTATGGTTCAAATGCCTATGAAGAATCTGCAGATGCTCAAAAAGAGATAAAAGACCTCAATAAAAAGATTTTTGAGAAAAGTGATCCTGAAGTACAAGAGATCTATGATTGGGGACGGGCGATAAGTATCAAGCATTTTGAAGAAATTTACCGAAAGCTTGGCAGTCGTTTTGATTATCATTTCTATGAAAGCGAAGTTGCTGAAGAAGGGAAAACTATTGTTCAAGCATTTCTAGATCGAGGTGTGTTTGTGTTGAGCGAAGGGGCCGTAATATTTCCTGGTGAACAGCATGGATTACATAACCGTGTGTTTATCAACTCTCAAGAGCTACCAACATATGAAGCTAAAGAATTGGGACTTACTAAGCGTAAATTTGAGCTTCATGACTATGATCTTTCTATTGTCATTACTGCCAGTGAGCAAAATGATTACTATAAAGTAATTCTTAAAACTCTGGAATTTATATATCCAGAAATTGCGCGACGAACCAAACATTTTAGCCACGGTATGATGCGATTTGCTTCAGGTAAAATGAGCTCACGAAAGGGTAATGTTATTACTGGTGAATCACTTATTGAAGATATCGAAAAGATGGTCTATGAAAAAATGGCAGACAAAAACTATCACGAGATTGAGAAAAGAGAGATCGCAGAGAAAGTAGCTATCGCTGCAATTAAATACACAGTTTTACGCCAGACAGTTGGAAAAGATATTATCTTTGATCCAGAAAAATCACTTTCATTTGAGGGTGACTCAGGTCCCTATATTCAGTACACCTATGTACGAACAAAATCAGTATTAGCAAAAGCTAAAGACGAGGGAATAGAACCTAAGATTAAACTAAGTACTATTCCAGATGAACTTGGAACCTTAGAACGAATGCTCTATAAGTTCCCAGAAGTAGTTGAGCGATCTGCAAATGAATTTGCGCCGCATCATATTGTGACCTACATTACAGAGTTAGCAGGAGCATTTAATGCTTACTATGCAAATAATAAGATCGTTGGAAAGCGCGACTCAGAATCTCCTTATAAAGTTGCCCTTACAGAAGCAGTATCATGGGTACTAAAAAACGGAATGTATCTCTTAGGAATTGAAGCTCCAGAACGAATGTAA
- the dut gene encoding dUTP diphosphatase, protein MSFVPLVLKVKKMHPHATMPTTAMVGDAAYDLYTSVPIEIKPMERAQIPTGVAMEIPYGYVGLIWDKSGLSHRSGLKTLGGVIDAGYRGEIMVGMINLGDQPIIFERGHKVAQMIIQRREECVIEEVEELSESDRGQGGFGSTGKI, encoded by the coding sequence ATGTCATTTGTACCATTAGTCTTAAAAGTAAAGAAAATGCATCCTCATGCAACGATGCCTACTACAGCAATGGTAGGGGACGCTGCTTATGATTTATATACATCTGTTCCTATTGAAATTAAACCAATGGAACGAGCACAAATTCCAACAGGTGTCGCTATGGAAATTCCGTATGGATATGTTGGACTCATTTGGGATAAAAGCGGGCTTTCACATCGATCAGGGTTAAAAACACTTGGAGGAGTTATTGATGCAGGATATCGTGGAGAAATTATGGTTGGAATGATCAATCTTGGTGATCAACCAATAATATTTGAGCGCGGTCATAAGGTTGCCCAAATGATTATTCAGCGACGAGAAGAATGCGTGATAGAAGAAGTAGAAGAACTTTCAGAATCAGATCGTGGACAAGGAGGCTTTGGAAGTACAGGGAAAATATAG
- a CDS encoding nucleoside 2-deoxyribosyltransferase, with product MKIYFAGSIRGGRDDKELYLELIKKLGSYGTVLTEHIGKVDLDVMGEQDLSDEQICERDLNWIKESDVLVAEVTTASLGVGYEIGFAEAHKKPILALYRETEGKRPSAMISGNTYLTFKKYKNVEEADMLFKEFFVEE from the coding sequence ATGAAAATATATTTTGCAGGATCAATACGTGGCGGACGTGATGATAAAGAACTCTATTTGGAGCTCATAAAAAAGCTGGGTTCTTATGGCACTGTGCTTACGGAACATATTGGAAAAGTAGATCTTGATGTAATGGGAGAACAGGATCTTAGTGATGAACAAATTTGTGAACGTGATCTAAATTGGATTAAAGAATCTGATGTACTCGTTGCAGAAGTAACTACAGCCAGTCTTGGAGTGGGTTATGAAATTGGTTTTGCAGAAGCTCATAAGAAGCCGATTTTAGCTTTATATCGCGAAACAGAAGGTAAACGACCATCAGCTATGATTAGTGGAAATACGTATCTAACATTTAAAAAATATAAGAATGTAGAAGAAGCAGATATGCTTTTTAAAGAATTTTTTGTTGAAGAATAA
- a CDS encoding deoxynucleoside kinase has translation MPTTKGKFIVIDGIDGSGKATQVGLLKKRLLKEKVKVKTIDFPRYYNNFFGKLIGEYLSGKYGDFIEVDPRIASVLYAADRLESSKDIKKWLDEGYVVIADRYVSANQIHQAGKVENLKERQEFLKWLDTMEYKVFGIPKPDKVIYLDVPYEVSKEWLQKKVSLRKKKYLDGGNKDVAEDNLIHLKNSRASALLLAESNKNWTRIECCDGMVCMLPEQVNDEVYKVVKKIIKK, from the coding sequence ATGCCAACAACCAAAGGAAAATTTATTGTTATAGATGGTATTGATGGATCAGGAAAGGCTACACAGGTAGGGCTACTAAAAAAACGACTCTTAAAAGAGAAAGTAAAAGTGAAGACTATAGATTTTCCTCGTTACTACAACAACTTTTTTGGAAAATTAATTGGAGAATATCTTTCTGGAAAGTATGGAGACTTTATCGAGGTAGATCCTCGTATTGCCTCAGTGCTCTATGCCGCTGATCGACTTGAATCAAGCAAGGATATTAAAAAGTGGCTCGATGAAGGATATGTAGTAATTGCTGATCGCTATGTGAGTGCCAACCAAATTCACCAAGCTGGTAAAGTTGAAAATCTAAAAGAGCGGCAAGAATTTTTAAAATGGCTCGATACTATGGAATATAAAGTATTTGGTATTCCAAAGCCAGATAAAGTTATTTATCTCGATGTTCCCTATGAAGTGAGTAAAGAGTGGCTACAGAAAAAAGTGAGTCTGCGAAAAAAGAAGTATTTAGATGGAGGTAATAAAGATGTTGCTGAAGACAATCTTATTCATCTAAAAAATTCACGGGCTAGTGCGCTTTTATTGGCTGAAAGTAATAAAAACTGGACTCGTATTGAATGCTGCGACGGTATGGTATGTATGTTGCCTGAACAGGTAAATGATGAAGTATACAAAGTAGTTAAAAAAATCATTAAGAAATAA
- the glyA gene encoding serine hydroxymethyltransferase, with amino-acid sequence MKDTEIKKLIEGEKKRQKEVTNLIASENYVSADVLKALGSELTNKYAEGYSGKRYYGGQKFVDKIEDLAQKRALKLFKLKPTQWHVNVQPLSGSPANVAVYSAIVPKDGKIMGMALDNGGHLTHGHKVSITGKFWLQVPYGVHAETEQLDYEEITKIAVENKPVLIVAGFTAYPRKIDFKKFRDIADAAGAMLMVDMSHFAGLVAGEAYPSPFEYADVVTTTVHKTLRGPRSAMIFSRLDKTIANAKGEQKNISELIDKSVFPGMQGGPHVNQIAAVAVALKEADTPAFKKYAKQVVKNAQVLADELRKRGWRIVSDGTDSHMVLVDTWLGGKGVGGKDASDRLEKAGIIVNKNTIPGETRSAMDPSGVRLGTAAETTRGRTEKHMIQIAEKIDKTLRKKKK; translated from the coding sequence ATGAAAGATACAGAAATAAAAAAGCTTATAGAAGGGGAAAAGAAGCGTCAGAAAGAAGTGACCAATCTTATTGCCTCTGAAAACTATGTGTCAGCTGATGTGCTTAAAGCTCTTGGCTCTGAGCTTACTAATAAATATGCAGAGGGATACTCAGGTAAGAGATATTATGGTGGGCAAAAGTTTGTAGATAAAATTGAAGATCTTGCTCAAAAGCGAGCCCTCAAGCTTTTTAAGTTAAAGCCTACGCAGTGGCATGTAAACGTTCAGCCTCTTTCTGGTTCTCCTGCAAACGTTGCTGTGTATTCTGCTATCGTTCCCAAGGATGGAAAAATTATGGGCATGGCACTCGATAATGGAGGTCACCTTACTCACGGACATAAAGTATCTATTACTGGAAAATTTTGGCTTCAAGTGCCATACGGAGTTCATGCAGAAACTGAGCAGCTAGATTATGAAGAAATAACAAAGATTGCAGTAGAAAATAAACCAGTGCTTATTGTTGCTGGTTTTACTGCGTATCCACGAAAAATTGATTTCAAAAAGTTTAGAGATATAGCTGATGCCGCAGGTGCAATGCTTATGGTAGATATGTCTCACTTTGCAGGGCTTGTTGCTGGCGAAGCGTATCCATCACCATTTGAATATGCAGATGTTGTCACTACAACTGTACACAAAACATTGCGTGGCCCTAGAAGCGCAATGATTTTCTCACGACTTGATAAAACTATTGCTAATGCAAAAGGTGAGCAAAAAAATATTTCAGAACTTATTGATAAATCAGTATTCCCAGGTATGCAGGGTGGTCCTCATGTAAATCAAATTGCAGCAGTAGCTGTTGCACTTAAAGAAGCTGATACTCCAGCATTTAAAAAATATGCAAAGCAGGTAGTGAAAAATGCACAGGTTCTTGCAGATGAATTGCGAAAGCGAGGATGGAGAATTGTATCTGATGGAACAGATAGTCATATGGTGCTTGTTGATACATGGCTTGGTGGAAAGGGAGTGGGAGGTAAAGATGCAAGTGATCGTTTAGAAAAAGCAGGAATCATTGTAAATAAAAATACTATTCCAGGAGAAACACGAAGTGCTATGGATCCATCGGGTGTTCGATTGGGAACTGCTGCAGAAACTACTCGAGGACGCACTGAAAAGCATATGATTCAAATTGCTGAGAAAATAGATAAGACCCTAAGAAAGAAAAAGAAATAA